A genome region from Natronosalvus rutilus includes the following:
- a CDS encoding J domain-containing protein: MSDFEWPESFPRTPPKKREVYPGNFRVQTRCAFQNILGELQSWDGVTDVQLESGADHLKQNPNLPYANATKPDDPGVVAYFTKDGEQMAAACDRWDNLRDNAQDLYHYLHETRMQEQRGTVTAESEYQKLRLPSAGEAVEAAPSPHAVLEVAPDAASGEIRDAYRERIKEAHPDNGGSETEFKRVQGAYETLTTGGDSA; encoded by the coding sequence ATGTCTGACTTTGAGTGGCCGGAGTCGTTTCCACGGACGCCACCGAAGAAACGTGAGGTCTACCCGGGGAACTTCCGCGTTCAGACTCGGTGCGCGTTCCAGAACATTCTCGGCGAGCTGCAATCGTGGGATGGCGTTACCGACGTCCAGCTCGAGAGTGGTGCCGATCATCTCAAGCAAAATCCGAATCTTCCCTACGCCAACGCCACGAAGCCGGATGATCCGGGCGTCGTCGCCTACTTCACGAAAGACGGCGAGCAGATGGCTGCGGCCTGTGATCGGTGGGATAACCTGCGCGACAACGCGCAGGATCTCTACCACTACCTGCACGAGACGCGGATGCAGGAACAGCGCGGGACGGTCACCGCCGAAAGCGAATATCAGAAACTTCGACTCCCGAGCGCTGGTGAGGCTGTCGAAGCCGCGCCGTCACCTCACGCCGTCCTCGAGGTCGCCCCTGACGCTGCCAGCGGCGAGATTCGAGATGCGTATCGAGAGCGAATCAAAGAAGCCCACCCCGATAACGGCGGTTCGGAAACCGAGTTCAAACGGGTTCAGGGAGCTTATGAGACGCTGACTACCGGGGGTGACTCGGCGTGA
- a CDS encoding PQQ-binding-like beta-propeller repeat protein: protein MSSAQRPKPTAETYQHGITLTRRRALQAFGAVMVAGGGAAASSGTVAADFGVVDGIKEAVSGAAKSGYLAAATSPIGLALFVGAVGVDYFFDDTNTDPSADRLILHQLVHNEIAWMDAHFTNFGNYLEDTRPIASLEARHGIASAWEAGEGSSTAYDTALKRIRQYYELAEYNHLHVGAKALLQMSYIVNSGLDTDPQYKITGLADYDSTDDGTLDSTVQVRLTENRTEELFTLHDGTALQPGSFEHVDHLGGTISTPADETEITNGSAYFPEFELIEDPDGAANVVHTQPVTDALIDSWDETEETVTFTDDDGTEYVWDFRLVTQNVDDGVDENASLLAFDGTEWVRMFHDIRGQSDTVVGWYDLEFVEDIYAELDAGNLTPEQVRSPEGMARYLSGTDDVEDERFQISWMQQFGFERADLTKVRGMSITWNGATETWVNPDSNLDDRRVHPDAFTEDASYSGVLFGSDLPASGFQTGSRYYVGPLVYGRASDEIRALDHYTLEMQYAIDTAYSNDVAVGDGVLYAAGDGVACLDITDGSEIWTSTDTTTVNQIEYAPEGDVLALKRGDNTVAIMDPSDGSITQTISAADDIGGMALLADGSTVYWSNRGTTDNLVAYDTSDGSNIFTEADVRASDLSLSPDEQYLAHTGITHDSFAEVGVRDPSDGSHIWGSNGMETNNTQQVAASAEYVAVRDNEGNLTGYDITDGTEVWVDTVSGGSLTASPDGYLVRGSDSELEIRDMSDGAVLRSVLSGLGSPTYHHVSGEIDGFAAKAVMFDESTNEKNGQGQVDLWHGVLEVVEMWDAGGAEITHVDDQTIADIEGLEGTPDSIDTIISEMNEFDSVDDIRYARHVFAILEHYGIEDSTTVSNDGDGDVTTTEPDYTDPDYDSFDSTEFAEAMASLEEKIAQLESEEDNDGGSDNDDPLFGPIFGDGFESGGLLGIGIIGVVILAIVGIVTDLIPGLGN from the coding sequence ATGTCGTCGGCCCAACGCCCAAAGCCCACCGCCGAGACGTACCAGCACGGGATCACGCTCACCCGGCGCCGGGCGCTCCAAGCGTTCGGCGCGGTGATGGTCGCCGGGGGCGGCGCGGCCGCCTCGAGCGGAACGGTCGCCGCAGACTTCGGAGTCGTCGATGGTATCAAAGAGGCGGTGTCTGGCGCTGCCAAATCCGGTTACCTCGCGGCGGCTACGTCACCGATCGGCCTCGCGCTGTTCGTCGGCGCTGTCGGTGTCGATTACTTCTTCGACGACACCAATACCGACCCATCGGCTGATCGGCTCATCCTCCACCAACTCGTCCACAACGAGATTGCGTGGATGGATGCCCATTTTACCAACTTCGGGAACTACCTCGAGGACACGCGCCCGATCGCCTCGCTCGAGGCACGCCACGGGATCGCGTCGGCCTGGGAGGCTGGCGAAGGTTCGTCGACGGCCTACGACACGGCGCTCAAGCGCATTCGGCAGTACTACGAACTGGCCGAGTACAACCACCTGCACGTCGGCGCGAAAGCGTTGCTGCAAATGTCGTATATCGTCAATAGCGGCCTCGACACGGACCCGCAGTACAAAATCACGGGCCTCGCTGACTACGACAGCACTGACGACGGGACACTTGACTCGACTGTCCAGGTCCGGCTCACCGAAAACCGGACGGAGGAATTGTTCACGTTGCATGATGGAACTGCTCTCCAACCTGGTTCGTTCGAGCACGTCGACCACCTGGGCGGCACGATCTCGACACCTGCTGACGAGACAGAGATTACCAACGGCTCGGCGTACTTCCCTGAGTTCGAGCTGATCGAAGATCCGGACGGCGCGGCAAACGTCGTCCACACGCAGCCGGTCACGGACGCGCTGATTGACTCCTGGGACGAAACTGAGGAAACGGTCACGTTCACTGATGATGACGGGACAGAATACGTCTGGGACTTCCGACTGGTTACGCAAAACGTCGACGACGGCGTCGATGAGAATGCTTCCCTGCTCGCGTTCGACGGCACCGAATGGGTTCGAATGTTCCACGACATTCGGGGCCAGTCCGACACGGTCGTCGGCTGGTATGATCTCGAGTTCGTCGAAGACATCTATGCCGAACTTGACGCTGGGAACCTGACGCCCGAACAGGTTCGCTCTCCCGAAGGGATGGCTCGCTATCTCTCGGGAACCGACGATGTAGAAGACGAGCGGTTCCAAATCTCATGGATGCAGCAATTCGGCTTCGAACGGGCCGATCTGACGAAGGTCCGTGGTATGTCGATAACTTGGAACGGGGCAACTGAAACCTGGGTAAACCCTGATTCGAACCTCGATGACCGCCGCGTTCACCCCGATGCGTTCACGGAGGACGCTTCTTACTCGGGGGTGCTGTTCGGCAGCGATCTCCCTGCGTCCGGCTTTCAGACCGGCAGTCGGTACTATGTCGGCCCGCTCGTGTACGGGCGGGCTTCGGACGAAATCCGGGCGCTCGACCACTATACGCTCGAGATGCAGTACGCTATCGACACGGCCTACAGTAACGATGTGGCTGTCGGTGATGGCGTGCTCTACGCGGCTGGCGACGGCGTCGCCTGCCTCGATATTACGGACGGGTCCGAAATCTGGACGAGCACGGACACGACGACGGTAAATCAGATTGAGTATGCGCCGGAGGGCGATGTACTCGCTCTCAAACGAGGGGACAACACGGTTGCGATAATGGACCCTTCCGATGGTTCGATTACGCAGACGATCAGTGCTGCCGACGATATTGGTGGCATGGCACTGCTCGCTGACGGATCGACTGTCTACTGGTCTAACAGAGGCACCACTGACAACCTCGTCGCATACGACACGTCTGATGGGTCGAATATCTTTACAGAGGCCGACGTTCGGGCGTCGGACCTCTCGCTCTCTCCTGACGAGCAGTATCTCGCCCATACTGGCATCACCCATGACAGTTTCGCAGAAGTCGGTGTCCGAGACCCTTCCGACGGGAGCCATATCTGGGGTTCCAACGGTATGGAAACCAACAACACGCAACAGGTTGCGGCATCTGCTGAGTACGTTGCTGTCAGGGACAACGAGGGGAATCTCACCGGTTACGATATTACCGACGGAACCGAGGTGTGGGTTGACACGGTTTCGGGCGGCTCGCTGACGGCTTCGCCGGACGGTTACCTCGTCCGTGGCTCCGATTCGGAACTGGAAATACGCGATATGTCGGATGGTGCTGTTCTTCGGTCGGTCTTGTCTGGCCTCGGGTCTCCGACGTACCATCACGTCTCTGGTGAAATCGACGGCTTCGCTGCGAAAGCGGTCATGTTCGACGAGTCGACCAACGAGAAGAACGGCCAGGGACAGGTCGACCTCTGGCACGGCGTGCTCGAGGTCGTCGAGATGTGGGACGCTGGCGGAGCAGAGATCACGCACGTCGACGACCAAACCATCGCCGACATTGAAGGCCTCGAAGGAACGCCTGACTCGATCGACACGATCATTTCCGAGATGAACGAGTTTGATTCGGTCGACGACATTCGCTACGCACGGCACGTATTCGCGATCCTCGAACACTATGGGATCGAGGATTCGACGACCGTCTCAAACGACGGCGACGGCGACGTAACGACGACTGAACCGGACTACACTGACCCGGACTACGACTCGTTCGACTCGACGGAGTTCGCTGAGGCGATGGCTTCGCTCGAGGAGAAGATCGCGCAACTCGAGAGTGAAGAGGACAACGACGGCGGAAGCGACAACGATGATCCGCTGTTCGGTCCGATCTTCGGGGACGGCTTCGAAAGCGGCGGTCTCCTCGGCATCGGGATCATCGGCGTAGTGATCCTGGCGATCGTCGGGATCGTGACCGACCTCATCCCCGGATTGGGTAACTGA
- a CDS encoding DUF7563 family protein, with the protein MVCVSSTPWTPVDRSTCDHCGAHVSEQFRRVYGDSSDRAHRCGECDSFRRLSRGTGAGVDVAIPDPEIAPGRHGGEADV; encoded by the coding sequence GTGGTCTGCGTGAGTTCCACGCCCTGGACGCCGGTCGATCGGTCGACCTGTGACCACTGTGGTGCCCACGTTAGCGAGCAATTCCGGCGGGTCTACGGCGACTCGTCGGACCGTGCCCACCGCTGCGGCGAGTGCGATTCGTTCCGTCGACTGAGTCGCGGGACCGGCGCCGGCGTCGACGTCGCGATCCCCGATCCCGAGATCGCGCCGGGCCGCCACGGAGGTGAGGCTGATGTCTGA
- a CDS encoding DNA-binding protein, with protein sequence MSQPETTPHESHGRWKWDTWGRGPYDALSSVMLGPPFEGHLKLDVDVDGEPWHLEVTYSKSGFKPRPRDNINASRLYEWDIKGRGPGEAKASFNISPRFPNMRHWETGDPVGLPWENQFGEVDGVDVEYEPSNVEPERTLELLPEFYAAIFEEAGESVYPEYFRKPPHPTYSREWAHERYVRMRREWAEKLASAGVLQKITHHLTDMEGVIAELKINNKEVVNHQNRLVLDPAAVSELLPGHSYGRKFEIYQLKDPDAVSKDHPSYHPKVEVLVNKKMNDREAWAWAERREVVEEIDETLMNFINWDDIPLAPDASAVYVADDHFEAVARDDPVELYPDPTPRLEAKSDHLLLTTLRDLGKTPRDVAEKVSTDGGVTVDDLADELGKHPSTIYRAIEELGELLDLENGQVSYRARKYREEIRALVESAEYGIESYADRIQHIMGLADHVAECSPFQKWLAEHGAELEFDQEGEPKRLRIDTILSTLKASSFESAQEVAREAIEKWRHSGNDPALFSRVPMLWRTPGGDTETRPVGRLAPDW encoded by the coding sequence ATGTCCCAACCCGAGACCACGCCCCACGAGAGCCACGGGCGATGGAAGTGGGACACCTGGGGCCGCGGGCCCTACGATGCCCTCTCGAGCGTGATGCTCGGTCCACCGTTCGAGGGACACCTGAAACTGGACGTCGACGTCGACGGCGAGCCCTGGCACCTCGAGGTCACCTACTCCAAATCGGGATTCAAACCGCGGCCTCGAGACAACATCAACGCCTCGAGGCTCTACGAGTGGGATATCAAGGGCCGCGGACCGGGCGAGGCGAAAGCGTCGTTCAATATTTCGCCGCGGTTCCCGAACATGCGTCACTGGGAAACCGGCGACCCGGTGGGCCTTCCCTGGGAAAACCAGTTCGGCGAGGTCGACGGCGTCGACGTCGAGTACGAACCCTCGAACGTCGAACCCGAGCGAACGCTCGAGTTGCTACCCGAGTTCTACGCGGCGATCTTCGAGGAAGCCGGCGAGTCGGTGTACCCCGAGTACTTCCGGAAGCCGCCACACCCGACGTACAGCCGCGAGTGGGCACACGAGCGCTACGTTCGGATGCGTCGCGAATGGGCCGAGAAACTGGCCTCGGCGGGCGTCCTCCAGAAGATCACGCACCACCTGACCGACATGGAGGGCGTCATCGCCGAGTTGAAGATCAATAATAAGGAGGTTGTCAACCACCAGAACCGGTTGGTGCTCGACCCGGCGGCAGTGAGTGAACTGCTCCCCGGCCACAGCTACGGACGGAAGTTCGAGATCTACCAGCTGAAAGATCCCGATGCGGTCTCGAAAGATCACCCGTCCTACCACCCGAAGGTCGAGGTCCTGGTCAACAAGAAGATGAACGACCGCGAGGCATGGGCATGGGCCGAGCGGCGTGAGGTCGTCGAGGAGATCGACGAGACGCTGATGAACTTTATCAACTGGGACGACATCCCGCTTGCGCCCGACGCAAGCGCCGTGTACGTCGCAGACGACCACTTCGAGGCCGTCGCTCGAGATGATCCGGTCGAACTCTACCCGGACCCGACGCCGCGCCTCGAGGCGAAGAGCGACCATCTGTTGCTGACGACGCTTCGCGATCTCGGGAAGACGCCTCGAGACGTGGCCGAGAAGGTCTCGACCGATGGCGGCGTGACCGTCGACGACCTGGCCGACGAGCTGGGGAAACATCCGTCGACGATCTACCGGGCGATCGAGGAACTCGGTGAACTACTCGACCTCGAAAACGGCCAGGTCTCTTACCGGGCCCGGAAGTATCGCGAGGAGATCCGGGCGCTCGTCGAGAGCGCCGAGTACGGCATTGAGAGCTACGCCGACCGTATCCAGCACATTATGGGCCTCGCGGATCACGTAGCCGAGTGCTCGCCGTTCCAGAAATGGCTGGCCGAACACGGCGCCGAGCTCGAGTTCGACCAGGAGGGCGAGCCGAAGCGACTCCGCATCGACACGATCCTATCGACGCTGAAGGCCTCGAGCTTCGAGAGCGCCCAGGAGGTCGCCCGAGAGGCGATCGAGAAGTGGCGTCACTCAGGAAACGACCCAGCGTTGTTCTCGAGGGTGCCGATGCTGTGGCGGACACCTGGAGGCGACACGGAAACGCGACCGGTTGGCCGACTCGCGCCCGACTGGTAG
- a CDS encoding DUF5794 domain-containing protein, which yields MSTSQHPVALRLERLVGGDARLLALVMALPLVDGIFVALILAGALETPTSAVQVGLLIFGGSATLAVILAEMQGTVREQVRVVLIVGIPLIVLAAIQAALAPAIESVIETATFERFAALVILAIAAKTASATVGEYLPSPGVIIGLGLVASLEPTGAEFALMDDPQLVANATLAAVIGVAFALSVAVSGPYLREYMDLNRFRFGSAVALGLLPLSIMGMAFGQAPLAALVVAALFALDPDTDDESDAPSVSSGTQTDGGVSSESAAEATDSEREDANVTVDESNGDADPYPGDDTTSTAGRAPWL from the coding sequence ATGAGTACGTCACAACACCCCGTCGCCCTCCGTCTCGAGCGGTTAGTCGGCGGTGACGCCAGACTCCTCGCCCTGGTGATGGCCCTCCCGTTGGTCGACGGCATCTTCGTCGCCCTTATCCTGGCCGGCGCCCTCGAGACGCCGACGAGCGCCGTCCAGGTCGGCCTCCTCATCTTCGGCGGCAGTGCGACCCTCGCCGTTATCCTTGCGGAGATGCAGGGGACCGTCCGCGAACAGGTTCGCGTCGTGCTGATCGTCGGCATCCCGCTGATCGTGCTCGCGGCCATCCAGGCCGCGCTCGCGCCGGCGATCGAGAGCGTGATCGAGACGGCCACCTTCGAGCGATTCGCCGCGCTGGTCATCCTGGCAATCGCCGCCAAGACCGCGAGCGCCACCGTCGGCGAGTACCTGCCGAGTCCCGGCGTCATCATCGGACTGGGGCTCGTCGCCAGCCTCGAGCCCACGGGTGCGGAGTTCGCGCTCATGGACGACCCGCAGTTGGTCGCCAACGCGACGCTGGCTGCCGTGATCGGCGTGGCGTTCGCCCTCTCCGTGGCCGTCAGCGGTCCGTACCTGCGCGAGTACATGGACCTCAACCGGTTCCGGTTCGGGAGCGCCGTCGCGCTTGGTCTGTTGCCACTCTCGATCATGGGGATGGCCTTCGGGCAGGCCCCGCTGGCTGCGCTCGTTGTCGCCGCGTTGTTCGCGCTGGATCCGGACACGGATGACGAATCGGACGCCCCGTCGGTCAGTTCCGGAACCCAGACCGATGGCGGCGTCAGTTCGGAATCGGCGGCGGAAGCGACCGACTCCGAACGCGAGGACGCGAACGTGACCGTCGACGAGTCGAACGGTGACGCCGATCCGTACCCGGGCGACGACACGACGTCGACCGCTGGACGTGCCCCCTGGCTCTAG